CGTCCGGGTCGAGCGCGCAGGCCGGGGTCCGGCGGAAGCCGGGGCGGGGTCAGGGGAGGGCGATGCCGGTGATCGTGACGGGGGATGCCGGGGGGCCGTCGCCCGCGCCACCCTCAGCGCCCTCGGCGGCGATCGCCTGCACGGCCTCGAGTCCCTCGGGCGACAGTTCGCCGAAGACCGTGTACGACGGCGGCAGAGGGGTGTCTTCGTAGACGAGGAAGAACTGCGAGCCGTTGGTGTCGGGCCCTGCGTTGGCCATCGCGACGGTGCCGGCGGGGTAGGTCTCGGTGCCGTCGAGCTCGTCGGCGTAGCTGTAGCCGGGTCCGCCCATGCCCGTGCCCGACGGGTCGCCGCACTGCAGCACGAAGATCCCCTCGGTCGTCAGGCGATGGCAGGGGGAGTCGTCGTAGTAGCCCTGCTCGGCGAGCGAGACGAAGCTCCCGACGGTGCACGGTGTGCGATCTCCGTCGAGCGTCATCGGGATGTCGCCGGCCGAGGTCTGCAGCGTCGCTTCGACGACGCCCGACACCTCGGCGGACGGGAACTCCACGTCGCGCACGCCGCCGGCGCTCTCGACGTACTCGCATCCGGATGCCGCGGCGTCACCGCTCGGAGTCGACTCGGGCGAGCCGCCGCTCGCACACCCCGCGAGCAGCGAGACGGTCAGGAGGAGGAGAGGAACGGCAGTCAGACGCAGGCGCACCCGTCCAGGGTAGGCGATGCGGCGAGCGCGTTCCGCACGGTCGTGGTCGCTACTCCACCGGCGGAGCGAAGCGCGGGTCGTCGACCTCGTCGTCGGCTCGCTTGTTCTCGCGGGAACGGCCGACCCACACGACGAACGCGCCCACGGCGACGATCCCGGCCGCGATGCAGACGATGTAGATCGACACTCCGACGAAGCCGTTCTCGAAGTTGTGGGGATCGAGGAACGGATACGGATACCACCACGGGTTGCCGCTCGCCGGCGCCGTGATGAACGGAGCGCGCACGAGCGTGTAGACGACCCACACGATCGGATAGACGGCGATGATCCCGACCGAGCTCCACGCCAGTCCGCGCCGCTTGGGAGCGAGGAAGAGGTCGGCCAGCATCACGACCGGGATGACGACGTGCAGAACCTCGTTCGACCACGGGACCGTCGAGCCCTGGTCGAGCTGGATCCCACGCAACAGGGTGTTGTAGACGACCCCCGTGATCACCATGTAGGTGGTGACGGATGCCAGGAGCACGGCGTACCACCGCGGTTCGACGATGACGCCGCGTCCGGGACCCAGCGTCCAGATCGCTCCCACCGCGAGGACGATGGCCGCGAGGAGGTTCGACTGGATCGTGAAGTAGCTGAGGAAGTTCGTCACGACCGTCGGGATGTCGCCCGCGTAGGCAGTCGTGGCCTCCGCCGCGAGCCCGACGGTGCGCAGGAGTTGCGCGACGATCGCCGCGACTCCCAGTGCGGCGGCGGCGAGCCGCACGATCGACCAGATCACGGACCACACGGGCGAGCGCTGCATGCGCTCACCTTAGCGGCGTGTCCGACCACGGTCGTAGACTCCGCGGTGTGACACGCTTCCTCGACCTCGCCGACCCGTCCTTCGACGTCACGTCCGACGTCGTGCACGCGGCGCGCGAGGAGCGGTGGTACGCCGAAACTCCCTACGGCTGGGCCGTCCTCCGGTACGAAGAGGGACAAGCGATCCTCAAGGACCGTCGCTTCCAGCAGGGCAACGCGCGATGGCCCGAGCAGAACGGCATCCACGACGGACCGTGGGCGCAGTGGTGGGGTGAGACGCTGCTGAGCATCGAGGGTCAAGACCATCTGCGGCTTCGTCGCCTTCTCGGGCCGGCATTCCGCAGCCGTGCGATCGAGGCGATGCGGCCGCGGTTCCAAGCGCTCGCGAACGAGCTGATCGATCAGTTCGCCCCGCGCGGCCATGTCGAGTTCGTGTCGGAGTTCGCCGAGCCGTACGCCTCGCGGATCCTCTGCATGCTGCTGGGGCTCCCCGACGAGGAGTGGCCCGCCGTCGCGCACTGGGCCGACGACCTGGGCAAGTCGTTCGGCATCAACGTCGCGCACGACCTGCCGCGCATCGAAGCGGCGCTCGAAGGACTCTCGGGCTACATCGACGACGTCATCGCCGACCGGCGTGAGCACCCGCAGGACGACCTTGTCACGACGCTCCTCCAGGCGCACGACGAGGATGACGCCCTCACGGCACGAGAGCTGAGTGTGAGCCTCGTCTTCCTCGCGTTCGCGGGGATGGAGACGACCCGCAATCAGCTCGGGCTCGCGCTGCAGACGCTCCTCGCGCATCCCGATCAGTGGGCGTTGCTCGCGAAGCATCCGGAGCTCGGCGGAACCGCCGTCGAAGAAGTGATGCGCGTCAACCCGACGGTCACGTGGGTGACGCGCGAGGCCATCGAAGACGTCGAGCTGGAAGGTCTGCATGTTCCTCGCGGCGGCATCGTGCAGGTTCTCTCGCACGCGGCGGGCACGGATCCGCGAGCGATGGGCGATGACGCGGGCTTCGACATCACGGTCGAGCATCGCCCTCTGCACAGCGGGTTCGGCGGCGGTGCCCACCACTGCCTCGGCCACTTCGTCGCGCGCACCGACATGAGTGTCGCGCTGCCGCTTCTCGCCGCGCGCATGCCTGACGCCGTCGCCGACGGCCCGGGGGAGTGGCTCCCGGTCTCGGGCAACACGGGACCCGTACGCTTCCCGATCCGTTTCACCCCGGGACGTTGATACGGACGCCGTCGAGACGGGCGTCGATAGGATGGGGTGTAGCCGTACGACAACGGGGGAGTAGCCCATGCCAGGCATCGTGATCGTCGGAGTCCAGTGGGGAGACGAGGGCAAAGGCAAGGCCACCGATCTTCTCGGCGACCGCACCGACTGGGTCGTCAAGTTCAACGGCGGCAACAACGCCGGCCACACGGTTGTGATCGGCAACGAGAAGTATGCGCTGCACCTTCTCCCCTCCGGCATCCTGTCGCCGGGCGTCAACGCCGTCATCGGCAACGGCGTCGTCGTGGATCTCGAGGTGCTCTTCAACGAGCTCGAGGCGCTCAACGCCCGCGGCCTCGACACGTCGCGCTTGAAGATCAGCGCCAACGCCCACCTCATCACGCAGTATCACCGCACGCTCGACAAGGTCACCGAGCGATTCCTGGGAAAGCGTCAGATCGGCACGACAGGGCGCGGCATCGGACCCGCCTACGCCGACAAGATCAACCGCGTCGGCATCCGTGTGCAAGACCTCT
This genomic stretch from Microbacterium sp. SLBN-146 harbors:
- a CDS encoding peptidylprolyl isomerase, whose translation is MRLRLTAVPLLLLTVSLLAGCASGGSPESTPSGDAAASGCEYVESAGGVRDVEFPSAEVSGVVEATLQTSAGDIPMTLDGDRTPCTVGSFVSLAEQGYYDDSPCHRLTTEGIFVLQCGDPSGTGMGGPGYSYADELDGTETYPAGTVAMANAGPDTNGSQFFLVYEDTPLPPSYTVFGELSPEGLEAVQAIAAEGAEGGAGDGPPASPVTITGIALP
- a CDS encoding Pr6Pr family membrane protein, which gives rise to MQRSPVWSVIWSIVRLAAAALGVAAIVAQLLRTVGLAAEATTAYAGDIPTVVTNFLSYFTIQSNLLAAIVLAVGAIWTLGPGRGVIVEPRWYAVLLASVTTYMVITGVVYNTLLRGIQLDQGSTVPWSNEVLHVVIPVVMLADLFLAPKRRGLAWSSVGIIAVYPIVWVVYTLVRAPFITAPASGNPWWYPYPFLDPHNFENGFVGVSIYIVCIAAGIVAVGAFVVWVGRSRENKRADDEVDDPRFAPPVE
- a CDS encoding cytochrome P450, yielding MTRFLDLADPSFDVTSDVVHAAREERWYAETPYGWAVLRYEEGQAILKDRRFQQGNARWPEQNGIHDGPWAQWWGETLLSIEGQDHLRLRRLLGPAFRSRAIEAMRPRFQALANELIDQFAPRGHVEFVSEFAEPYASRILCMLLGLPDEEWPAVAHWADDLGKSFGINVAHDLPRIEAALEGLSGYIDDVIADRREHPQDDLVTTLLQAHDEDDALTARELSVSLVFLAFAGMETTRNQLGLALQTLLAHPDQWALLAKHPELGGTAVEEVMRVNPTVTWVTREAIEDVELEGLHVPRGGIVQVLSHAAGTDPRAMGDDAGFDITVEHRPLHSGFGGGAHHCLGHFVARTDMSVALPLLAARMPDAVADGPGEWLPVSGNTGPVRFPIRFTPGR